The Desulfonispora thiosulfatigenes DSM 11270 DNA segment ACTTGTTAAATAAGACTCTACCACACCAAGCTTAAATTCAAAAGAATAAGCTTCGTTCTTTCTTGAACGTTTTAATCCATCATCACCAAGTTCTTCGTAGTAATGTACCCAATTGAGAACTTGTCTTCTGTTTTTTACTCCATATTTTTCTGCTAAAAAAGTATAACCTCCTTCGCCACGTAAATATGCATCTACAACTTTCTTTTTAAACTCATAACTGTATGCAGCCATAAAAATACCGACCTCCAATTGTTAGATTTTTGGTCTAACTTTTGGGGGTCGGTACAGAATTAGCTAAGCTTAGTGCTTTTATTAATAAATTTTCACATTCTTTAAATTCTACCTTAACTAAAGGT contains these protein-coding regions:
- a CDS encoding helix-turn-helix domain-containing protein, which gives rise to MAAYSYEFKKKVVDAYLRGEGGYTFLAEKYGVKNRRQVLNWVHYYEELGDDGLKRSRKNEAYSFEFKLGVVESYLTSEVSYQELALSIGINNNALIARWVNDYRAAGPDALRDKKRGRRAKMNSSGKAVNIQRQDDSAPVDTS